The nucleotide window GCGTGGTAGGGCAGATTATCCCGTGGAACTTCCCGCTGCTGATGGCGGCCTGGAAACTGGCGCCGGCGCTGGCTGCGGGCAACTGCGTGGTGCTGAAACCGGCCGAGCAGACGCCGCTGGGCATTACGCTGCTGCTGGAGATCATCGGCGATCTGTTCCCGGCGGGCGTATTAAATGTGGTTCAGGGCTTCGGGCGCGAAGCCGGTGAGGCGCTGGCCACCAGTAAACGCATTGCGAAAATTGCCTTTACCGGTTCGACGCCGGTGGGGCGCCATATCATGGCCTGCGCCGCCGAAAACATCATTCCCTGCACCGTAGAGCTGGGCGGTAAATCGCCTAACATTTACTTTGCCGATGTGATGGACGGCGACGACGCCTTTATCGAAAAAGCAGTGGAAGGGCTGGTGCTCGGCTTTTTCAATCAGGGGGAAGTCTGTACCTGCCCGTCACGTGCGCTGATCCATGAATCGATCTATCAGCCGTTTATGGCGCGGGTAATGGACAAAGTGGCGGCGATTCGCCGGGGCGACCCGCTGGACACCGACACCATGATCGGTGCCCAGGCGTCACGGCAGCAATTCGACAAAATCCTGTCTTACATCAATATCGCGCGTGACGAAGGCGGGCAGATTCTGACAGGGGGCGATCGGGCTGCGGTTGCTGCCGGGCTTGAGAACGGTTTTTATATCCAGCCTACCCTGATTAAGGGCACCAACCAGATGCGCTGTTTCCAGGAGGAAATTTTCGGGCCGGTGATTGGCATCACCACGTTCCGTGATGAGGCAGAGGCGCTGGCCATTGCCAATGAAACGCAGTTCGGACTGGGGGCCGGCGTGTGGACGCGTGACACTAACCTGGCGTATCGCATGGGGCGCGGCATTAAAGCGGGGCGCGTCTGGACCAACTGCTATCACATCTATCCGGCGCACGCGGCGTTTGGGGGCTACAAACAATCCGGCGTCGGACGCGAGACGCACAAAATGGCGCTCAGTGCCTATCAGCAAACGAAAAACCTGCTTGTCAGCTATAGCACGGCGCCGCTTGGTCTGTTCTGAGCGGCCATCCCATCAATGGAGAGTGAAGATGAATATGCAGATTAAAACCACGATGAAAGCGGCCGTCGTAAAGGCGTTTGGCGAGCCTCTGGTCATCGAAGACGTGCCGGTGCCGCAGGTGGGGCCAGGCCAGATTCTGGTAAAAATCGCGGCGACGGGCATCTGTCATACTGACCTGCACGCTGCCGAAGGCGACTGGCCCGTGAAGCCAAACCCGCCTTTCATTCCCGGACATGAAGGCGTTGGTCAGGTGGTGGCAATCGGTGAAGGCGTCAGGCACCTGAAGCTGGGCGACCGCGTAGGCGTGCCCTGGCTCTATTCTGCCTGCGGCCACTGTGAGCACTGCCTGGACAGCTGGGAGACGCTGTGTCATGCACAGCAGAACGCCGGCTACTCGGTGAACGGCAGCTTTGCGGAGTACTGTCTCGCGGATGCGAATTACGTCGGCATTCTGCCGGACAACATCGATTTCAATGAAATCGCGCCGATCCTCTGTGCCGGTGTCACGGTTTACAAAGGGCTGAAAATGACCGATACCAAACCCGGCGACTGGGTGGTGATTTCCGGTATCGGCGGGCTGGGCCATATGGCGATTCAGTACGCCGTGGCAATGGGGCTCAACGTGGCGGCAGTAGATATTGATGACGATAAACTGGCCTTTGCGAAACGTCTTGGCGCCAGCGTGACCGCTAACGCGAAACAGGTCGATCCGGCGCAGGTGTTCAAAGAGAGTTTTGGCGGAGCACATGGTGTGCTGGTAACGGCGGTGTCACCCAAAGCGTTTGAGCAGGCCATCGGCACGCTGCGGCGCGGAGGCACCATGGTGCTGAACGGCTTACCGCCGGGTAAATTCGATCTGTCAATTTTTGATATGGTGCTGGACGGTATTACGGTGCGCGGTTCGATTGTGGGAACGCGCAAGGATCTGCAGGAGGCGCTGGATTTTGCCGGTCGGCATAAGGTGAAGGCCAATATTGCCGTCGAACCGCTGAGCAACATTAACGACATTTTTGCGCGCATGCACGCCGGGAAAATTGAAGGGCGTATCGTGGTCGATATGTCACTGTAACGCCGGTGAGGTGATACGGCGCGATCCCGCGGCGGATCGCGCCGTGTAATACGGAGGGTAGCGGTTAACTGCTGGCCAGTAACGCTTCAATTTCCATGCGGCTGGTGACTTTACTGTCGATTTTGATGTAGGCGCTGTGCTCTTCCGGCACGATAAACACCGAGGTCACACCGGGCTGCGCGCGCAGACGTTTTTCCAGATTCGGTACGGCAAGCACGGCATCGCTCAGCACCAGGCGCAGGCTGCTGACATAGGGCGGCTCCGACATCGACA belongs to Candidatus Pantoea soli and includes:
- the adhP gene encoding alcohol dehydrogenase AdhP yields the protein MNMQIKTTMKAAVVKAFGEPLVIEDVPVPQVGPGQILVKIAATGICHTDLHAAEGDWPVKPNPPFIPGHEGVGQVVAIGEGVRHLKLGDRVGVPWLYSACGHCEHCLDSWETLCHAQQNAGYSVNGSFAEYCLADANYVGILPDNIDFNEIAPILCAGVTVYKGLKMTDTKPGDWVVISGIGGLGHMAIQYAVAMGLNVAAVDIDDDKLAFAKRLGASVTANAKQVDPAQVFKESFGGAHGVLVTAVSPKAFEQAIGTLRRGGTMVLNGLPPGKFDLSIFDMVLDGITVRGSIVGTRKDLQEALDFAGRHKVKANIAVEPLSNINDIFARMHAGKIEGRIVVDMSL
- the exaC gene encoding acetaldehyde dehydrogenase ExaC, producing the protein MRYAHPGTPGALVSFKKTYGNYIAGRFTEPLSGQYFTNTSPVDGSDIAAFPRSDARDIELALDAAHRAADAWGKTSVQHRAHLLLQVADRIEANLERLAVAESWDNGKPIRETLNADLPLAIDHFRYFAGCLRAQEGSTAEIDEHTVAYHFHEPLGVVGQIIPWNFPLLMAAWKLAPALAAGNCVVLKPAEQTPLGITLLLEIIGDLFPAGVLNVVQGFGREAGEALATSKRIAKIAFTGSTPVGRHIMACAAENIIPCTVELGGKSPNIYFADVMDGDDAFIEKAVEGLVLGFFNQGEVCTCPSRALIHESIYQPFMARVMDKVAAIRRGDPLDTDTMIGAQASRQQFDKILSYINIARDEGGQILTGGDRAAVAAGLENGFYIQPTLIKGTNQMRCFQEEIFGPVIGITTFRDEAEALAIANETQFGLGAGVWTRDTNLAYRMGRGIKAGRVWTNCYHIYPAHAAFGGYKQSGVGRETHKMALSAYQQTKNLLVSYSTAPLGLF